In one window of Gemmatimonadaceae bacterium DNA:
- a CDS encoding C40 family peptidase produces MKVALVAIAFASMAFAPAMAQDAKTVEVKPFEAKPFTAMSNSAQAMRDSIVSMARAQIGTKYRFGGGSPEKGFDCSGLVKFVMAALNLDVPRTAKQQAKVGLAIIKDTSRLLPGDVLTFGKGKKGAVSHVGIYVGDGRFVQASSAAGRVIETPLDRPASPRIKVWRGVRRILLLDDSTATTPPAVAAKGGN; encoded by the coding sequence ATGAAGGTCGCGCTCGTCGCGATCGCGTTCGCGTCGATGGCGTTTGCCCCGGCGATGGCGCAAGACGCCAAGACCGTCGAGGTGAAGCCGTTCGAGGCCAAGCCATTCACGGCGATGAGCAACTCGGCTCAGGCGATGCGCGATTCCATCGTCTCGATGGCCCGCGCGCAGATCGGCACGAAGTACCGGTTCGGCGGCGGTTCGCCTGAGAAAGGCTTCGACTGCAGCGGCCTGGTGAAGTTCGTGATGGCCGCGCTCAACCTCGATGTCCCGCGGACGGCCAAGCAGCAAGCCAAGGTCGGCCTCGCGATCATCAAGGACACGAGCCGCTTGCTCCCCGGCGACGTGCTCACGTTCGGCAAGGGCAAGAAGGGCGCGGTGAGCCACGTCGGCATCTACGTCGGCGACGGCCGCTTCGTGCAGGCCAGCAGCGCCGCGGGCCGGGTCATCGAAACACCGCTCGACCGGCCGGCCTCTCCGCGCATCAAAGTCTGGCGCGGCGTGCGCCGCATCCTCCTCCTCGACGACAGCACGGCGACGACACCGCCGGCCGTCGCGGCCAAGGGCGGCAACTAA
- a CDS encoding CapA family protein, translated as MIRLYRRFETAPAALARSFVLIVVAARMNGQVPSRPIRLCAGGDVTLGSNLDPKWARAAADTLRRRFGMSSLPDSLAKQLAPLVRGADVVLLNIEGAIGSGPPPVPPKCSPRSKNCYAFRMPPSAGAALRRAIDSGSVIVGNVANNHSHDAGEEGRDTTVARLKRAGIFVVGADTIATPVGLPSGDTIAMLGFHTDSDAPDARDLAAVRRHVRRAADRYPIVVVTMHLGAEGPPAQRTRNAEELFLGMDRGNPVGFADAAFSGGATLVVGHGPHVLRAAEWRDDRLVFYSLGNLLTYGPFNMHEPTNRGAVACATIDSAAYVSDAELRPTMQLWPGVLQRDQTHRAFSLIDSLSALDFPTSGARVDSTGRLSKRGIPIRKP; from the coding sequence ATGATCCGCCTCTACCGGCGGTTCGAAACCGCCCCCGCCGCGCTCGCCAGGTCTTTCGTCCTGATCGTCGTCGCCGCGAGGATGAATGGACAGGTGCCGAGTCGGCCGATTCGACTCTGTGCCGGCGGAGACGTCACTCTTGGATCCAATCTCGACCCCAAGTGGGCCCGCGCCGCGGCCGATACGCTGCGACGTCGGTTCGGGATGAGCTCGCTCCCCGACAGTCTGGCGAAGCAACTCGCGCCGCTCGTGCGTGGCGCCGACGTCGTCCTGCTCAACATCGAGGGTGCGATCGGGTCCGGCCCTCCGCCGGTACCGCCGAAATGCAGCCCGCGATCGAAGAACTGTTACGCGTTCCGTATGCCGCCGAGCGCGGGCGCGGCGCTTCGGCGAGCGATCGACAGCGGATCGGTGATCGTCGGAAACGTGGCCAACAATCACTCGCACGATGCCGGCGAAGAGGGGCGCGACACGACCGTGGCGCGGCTCAAGCGCGCCGGGATCTTCGTCGTCGGCGCGGACACCATCGCGACGCCAGTCGGGCTTCCCTCGGGCGACACGATCGCGATGCTCGGCTTCCACACCGATTCCGACGCGCCGGACGCGCGCGACCTCGCCGCCGTTCGCCGCCACGTACGACGCGCCGCCGACCGTTATCCGATCGTCGTCGTGACGATGCACCTTGGCGCCGAGGGTCCGCCGGCGCAGCGCACGCGGAACGCCGAAGAGCTTTTTCTCGGAATGGATCGCGGCAATCCCGTCGGCTTTGCCGACGCCGCATTCTCTGGCGGCGCGACGCTCGTCGTCGGCCACGGGCCGCATGTGCTCCGCGCGGCGGAATGGCGCGACGACCGCCTCGTGTTCTATTCGCTCGGCAACCTGCTCACGTACGGACCGTTCAACATGCACGAGCCGACGAATCGCGGCGCCGTCGCTTGCGCGACGATCGACTCGGCGGCCTACGTGTCAGACGCCGAGCTTCGGCCGACGATGCAGCTGTGGCCGGGGGTTCTCCAGCGAGATCAAACACATCGTGCGTTTAGCCTGATCGATTCGCTCAGCGCGCTGGATTTTCCAACGTCGGGCGCCCGCGTGGACTCGACTGGCCGCCTCTCGAAACGGGGGATCCCGATTCGAAAACCCTAA
- a CDS encoding ABC transporter ATP-binding protein produces MAFFTKPAPTVTRDAPQPPIVGPVISMRNLEKVFETAAGRSYVLRRITTEIQPGEFVSVMGPSGAGKSTLLAILGMLDSAWTGEFFFLGHPVHAMSHKQRVALNKEHIGFVFQQYHLIDDLTVAENLDIPLSYRNVKKSEREAIVADTLDRFGMVGKKDLYPRQLSGGQQQLVGVARAVIAKPRLILADEPTGNLHSSQGREIMELFTKLNQAGTTIIQVTHSEENAKFGHRIIELKDGWITGSEGPVSHGPTVAR; encoded by the coding sequence ATGGCCTTCTTCACCAAGCCCGCCCCCACGGTCACGCGCGACGCGCCGCAGCCGCCGATCGTCGGACCCGTCATCTCGATGCGCAACCTCGAGAAGGTCTTCGAGACCGCCGCCGGCCGCTCGTACGTGCTGCGGCGCATCACGACCGAGATCCAACCGGGCGAGTTCGTCTCGGTCATGGGCCCGTCGGGCGCCGGCAAATCCACGCTGCTCGCCATCCTCGGCATGCTCGACAGCGCATGGACGGGAGAGTTCTTCTTCCTCGGGCATCCGGTTCACGCGATGAGCCACAAGCAACGCGTCGCGTTGAACAAAGAGCACATCGGGTTCGTCTTTCAGCAGTACCACCTGATCGACGATCTCACGGTGGCCGAGAACCTGGACATTCCGCTGTCGTACCGGAACGTGAAGAAGTCGGAGCGCGAGGCGATCGTCGCCGACACGCTCGACCGATTCGGGATGGTCGGAAAGAAAGACCTGTATCCGCGGCAGCTTTCCGGCGGGCAGCAGCAGCTCGTCGGAGTCGCGCGCGCCGTCATCGCGAAACCCCGCCTCATTCTCGCCGACGAGCCCACCGGCAACCTGCATTCGAGCCAGGGCCGCGAGATCATGGAATTGTTCACGAAGTTGAATCAGGCGGGAACGACGATCATCCAGGTGACGCACTCCGAGGAAAATGCGAAGTTCGGCCACCGGATCATCGAGCTGAAGGACGGCTGGATCACCGGGTCGGAGGGGCCGGTCAGCCACGGACCGACCGTCGCGCGCTAA
- a CDS encoding HlyD family efflux transporter periplasmic adaptor subunit, with protein sequence MDIKREPPKKTKKIVGLSVGLVAIVAVTVAISRLRPAAPPVERGTLWIDTVKRGSMTRDVNAPGTLEPEYVRNVTALTNGRVEELPVQPGVPVTAHTLLVVLDNPDVRLALLQDQQALSSAYSGLATLKTSLHQQFLAQQGVIANMQTQLNAAIRAAAVQDSLAAKKLASANDVAAARDAADELKLRSDIEKKKLEEMEASEKQQIDLQQQQVEGLKAILNDQKNRVESMRVIAPEAGLLQTLGNPPLELGQYVNAGTTLARVVQPGRLKAVLRVPETQAVEIVPGLPATIDLHNNTVVKGRVTRTDPSSVAGTVTVEVRIEDSLPAGTRSDLAVDGTIQLERLSDVLFVARPGFGQPGNSVGIFRVLPNSGEAERITVQLGRASVNTIEIKNGAKVGDSLIVNDMSQFDATNRVRIK encoded by the coding sequence TTGGACATCAAGCGCGAACCACCCAAAAAGACAAAGAAGATCGTCGGATTGAGTGTCGGCCTCGTGGCGATTGTCGCCGTGACGGTCGCGATCAGTCGTCTTCGTCCGGCGGCTCCGCCGGTCGAGCGCGGCACACTCTGGATCGACACGGTCAAGCGCGGCTCGATGACGCGCGACGTAAACGCACCCGGCACGCTCGAGCCGGAGTACGTCCGGAACGTCACGGCCCTGACCAACGGCCGTGTCGAGGAGTTGCCGGTGCAGCCTGGCGTTCCCGTGACGGCGCACACGTTGCTGGTCGTGCTCGACAATCCCGATGTGCGCCTCGCGCTGCTGCAAGATCAGCAGGCCCTGAGCAGCGCATACTCCGGGCTGGCGACGCTCAAGACGTCGCTGCATCAGCAGTTCCTCGCGCAGCAGGGCGTGATCGCGAACATGCAGACGCAGCTCAATGCGGCGATCCGCGCGGCGGCCGTTCAGGACTCGCTCGCTGCCAAGAAGCTTGCGTCCGCCAACGACGTCGCCGCGGCGCGCGACGCGGCCGACGAGCTGAAACTTCGCTCGGACATCGAGAAGAAGAAGCTCGAAGAAATGGAGGCGTCGGAGAAGCAACAGATCGATCTTCAGCAACAGCAGGTCGAAGGGCTCAAGGCGATCCTGAACGATCAGAAGAACCGCGTCGAGTCGATGCGCGTCATCGCTCCGGAGGCCGGCTTGCTCCAGACGCTGGGCAATCCCCCGCTCGAGTTGGGACAGTACGTGAACGCGGGAACGACGCTCGCCCGCGTCGTGCAGCCGGGCCGCCTCAAGGCGGTGCTGCGCGTTCCCGAAACGCAGGCGGTCGAGATCGTGCCCGGGCTTCCGGCGACGATCGATCTCCACAACAACACGGTCGTGAAAGGACGCGTGACGCGCACCGACCCGTCGTCGGTCGCGGGAACAGTGACCGTCGAAGTGCGTATCGAAGATTCGCTGCCGGCGGGTACGCGTTCCGACCTCGCCGTCGACGGCACGATCCAACTCGAGCGTCTGAGCGATGTGCTCTTCGTCGCCCGTCCGGGCTTCGGCCAGCCGGGCAATTCGGTCGGGATCTTCCGCGTGCTGCCGAATTCCGGCGAAGCGGAGCGCATCACCGTTCAGCTCGGCCGCGCGTCGGTCAACACCATCGAGATCAAGAACGGCGCGAAGGTCGGCGACAGCCTGATCGTGAACGACATGTCCCAGTTCGACGCCACAAACCGAGTTCGAATCAAATAG
- a CDS encoding ABC transporter ATP-binding protein: MATESTSSSSALSAASGNASQALIRLAGIKKVFYTDEVETHALQDIHLEIAPGEYVAIAGPSGCGKTTLLSILGLLDTPSDGEYTLASEPVAQLTPSQRARIRNRQIGFIFQAFNLIGDLTVYENVELPLTYRGMSAAERKQRVTDALERVGMSHRMKHYPAQLSGGQQQRVAVARAVAGDPLILLADEPTGNLDSTNGEAVMELLRELHRGGATICMVTHDPRYAAHADRSVHLFDGRVVEERRGENVGL, from the coding sequence ATGGCCACTGAGTCAACTTCCTCGTCATCGGCCCTCTCCGCCGCTTCCGGCAACGCCAGCCAGGCGCTGATTCGCTTGGCCGGTATCAAGAAGGTCTTCTACACGGACGAGGTGGAGACCCACGCGCTGCAGGACATCCACCTCGAGATCGCGCCGGGCGAATACGTCGCCATCGCCGGACCGTCGGGATGCGGCAAGACGACGCTCCTCTCCATTCTCGGATTGCTGGACACCCCGTCGGACGGTGAGTACACGCTGGCCAGCGAACCGGTCGCGCAGCTCACGCCGTCGCAGCGCGCGCGCATCCGTAACCGTCAGATCGGTTTCATCTTCCAGGCCTTCAATCTGATCGGCGATCTCACGGTCTATGAAAATGTGGAATTGCCGCTCACGTATCGCGGCATGTCGGCGGCCGAGCGCAAGCAGCGCGTCACCGACGCCCTCGAGCGCGTGGGCATGAGCCACCGCATGAAGCACTATCCGGCGCAGCTCTCCGGAGGTCAGCAGCAGCGCGTCGCCGTGGCCCGCGCGGTCGCCGGCGATCCGCTCATCCTGCTCGCCGACGAGCCGACTGGAAACCTCGATTCGACGAACGGCGAAGCGGTCATGGAGTTGCTTCGCGAGCTGCACCGCGGTGGCGCGACGATCTGCATGGTCACGCACGACCCGCGCTACGCCGCCCACGCCGATCGCTCGGTGCATCTCTTCGACGGACGCGTGGTCGAAGAGCGCCGCGGCGAGAACGTCGGGCTCTAG
- the queE gene encoding 7-carboxy-7-deazaguanine synthase, which yields MYTVKEIFYTLQGEGANTGRPAVFCRFAGCNLWTGRESDRATAICDFCDTDFVGVGPDGGKFATAGALADAVASRWPVTSDRSRFVVCTGGEPLLQLDEAAIDALHARGFKVAVETNGTMQPPPGLDWICVSPKARVPLELRHGDELKLVYPQPGLDPSGFESLAFGQFFLQPMDGPAVSENTEAALRYCLSNPRWRLSLQTHKMLRIR from the coding sequence GTGTACACCGTCAAAGAGATCTTCTACACCCTCCAAGGCGAAGGCGCCAATACCGGCCGACCGGCGGTGTTCTGCCGTTTCGCCGGATGCAACCTGTGGACAGGGCGCGAGTCCGATCGCGCGACGGCGATTTGCGATTTCTGTGATACCGACTTCGTCGGCGTCGGGCCCGATGGAGGAAAGTTCGCGACCGCCGGCGCGCTCGCCGACGCCGTGGCATCGCGCTGGCCGGTCACATCGGATCGAAGCCGGTTCGTCGTCTGCACCGGTGGCGAGCCGCTCCTGCAACTTGACGAGGCGGCGATCGACGCGCTGCACGCGCGCGGTTTCAAGGTCGCGGTGGAGACAAATGGGACCATGCAGCCACCGCCGGGACTGGATTGGATTTGCGTAAGCCCAAAGGCACGGGTGCCGCTCGAGCTTCGCCACGGGGACGAGCTCAAGCTCGTGTATCCCCAGCCGGGCCTCGATCCGAGCGGTTTCGAGTCGCTCGCGTTCGGTCAATTTTTCCTTCAGCCCATGGACGGCCCAGCCGTATCAGAGAATACTGAAGCTGCCCTGCGGTATTGCCTCTCGAACCCCCGGTGGAGGTTGAGTCTGCAGACACATAAAATGTTGCGCATTCGGTGA